One Pseudonocardia sediminis DNA window includes the following coding sequences:
- a CDS encoding tetratricopeptide repeat protein: protein MSSDAADAGQWRISDAIARLHAYLDRLPDDADLPAALLEAAQLMIRHGEYGEATRLTERSNELALRRGDEAGALVAEGTLGQLLRRGGDLRRALLVARTGFDRATRLGLDHERSTFMIDVSLALHLLGDLPGSLDAARSAERIADEGGDPSGGLHAAGRIGVALRAMGRIDDAHRTTLDGIRRARELGDHREEFAFQTDLAQCLLLLDRPAEALEAYRAAVVLAFDHNERDSAVRVAETIGDEPLSQAQPPILWLGTVAAASVAMQGGELRSRAAQAAVRAAAVATATDSPTGVASGLVNLRKIVPRVGDGSPRSLLDLALEAIMSWYMGADLRGIRDSIADLDRDLGTEPLLTDLLTGPRPAGAETFDGTPHDPTDAVRDTGSE, encoded by the coding sequence GTGAGCTCGGATGCGGCCGACGCAGGGCAGTGGCGGATATCGGACGCGATCGCGCGGCTACATGCGTACCTCGACCGGCTTCCGGACGACGCCGACCTGCCCGCCGCCCTGCTTGAGGCCGCCCAGCTGATGATTCGTCACGGTGAGTACGGGGAGGCGACACGGCTCACCGAGCGATCGAACGAACTGGCGCTGCGTCGGGGCGACGAGGCGGGCGCACTGGTCGCCGAGGGCACCCTGGGCCAGTTGCTGCGTCGGGGCGGTGACCTCCGCCGAGCGCTGCTGGTCGCCCGCACCGGCTTCGACCGCGCCACTCGCCTGGGGCTCGACCACGAGCGGTCCACCTTCATGATCGACGTCTCGCTCGCACTCCACCTGCTGGGCGACCTGCCCGGCTCGCTCGACGCCGCCCGCAGCGCCGAACGGATCGCCGACGAAGGCGGCGACCCGTCGGGTGGTCTCCACGCCGCCGGTCGGATCGGGGTCGCGCTGCGTGCGATGGGCCGGATCGACGATGCGCACCGGACGACGCTCGACGGGATCCGACGGGCACGTGAGCTCGGCGACCACCGCGAGGAGTTCGCTTTTCAGACCGATCTCGCGCAGTGCCTGCTCCTGCTGGATCGGCCGGCCGAGGCGCTGGAGGCCTACCGCGCGGCAGTGGTGCTCGCGTTCGACCACAACGAGCGCGACTCCGCTGTCCGGGTCGCGGAGACGATCGGCGACGAACCACTCTCGCAGGCGCAACCCCCGATCCTGTGGCTGGGCACCGTCGCCGCGGCGTCGGTCGCCATGCAGGGCGGGGAACTCCGGTCGCGGGCCGCGCAGGCCGCGGTACGGGCTGCAGCAGTTGCGACGGCCACCGACTCACCGACCGGAGTCGCGTCCGGCCTGGTCAACCTCCGCAAGATCGTCCCGAGGGTGGGTGACGGGTCGCCGCGCTCGCTCCTCGACCTTGCTCTGGAGGCGATCATGAGCTGGTATATGGGCGCCGACCTGCGCGGGATCCGCGACTCGATCGCCGATCTCGACCGGGATCTGGGCACCGAGCCCCTCCTCACCGACCTGCTCACCGGTCCACGACCGGCCGGGGCGGAGACGTTCGACGGAACGCCACACGACCCGACGGACGCGGTCCGGGACACCGGATCGGAGTAG
- a CDS encoding tautomerase family protein — MPNITVEILRGRTVEQRRAFVEAVTEAAVVHLGATPERTRIRFLEVGENEVAVGGVFVQPPDAS, encoded by the coding sequence ATGCCGAACATCACCGTCGAGATCCTGCGCGGACGCACGGTCGAACAGCGACGCGCCTTCGTCGAGGCGGTGACCGAGGCGGCGGTCGTGCATCTCGGGGCCACGCCGGAGCGGACGCGGATCCGGTTCCTCGAGGTCGGGGAGAACGAGGTCGCGGTCGGCGGGGTGTTCGTCCAGCCGCCGGACGCTTCCTAG
- a CDS encoding DUF4232 domain-containing protein, translating into MRRASFVTGLVAAGLLLTGCGGDPGPTAAGQMAQPSSASAPAPAAPAQEGSAEPAVTGRCTDADLTATLAQPTGSGQQNTILAWRNVSDRPCTLAGFGGVDLRGPDDPMFGSSYSLPRSSAQPTTVTLEPGGTGITTITTLSGGDWTPTEVVVTAPDETVSKTVPWRGGPVQRQDGATRPGSYIGPVEQGSV; encoded by the coding sequence ATGAGACGTGCATCGTTCGTGACGGGGCTGGTCGCAGCCGGTCTGCTGCTCACCGGCTGTGGCGGGGACCCGGGGCCGACGGCGGCGGGACAGATGGCCCAGCCGTCCTCGGCGTCGGCCCCGGCACCGGCCGCACCGGCACAGGAGGGTTCCGCGGAGCCGGCCGTGACGGGCCGCTGCACCGACGCCGACCTGACGGCGACCCTCGCCCAGCCCACCGGCAGCGGTCAGCAGAACACGATCCTGGCCTGGCGGAACGTCTCGGACCGTCCCTGCACGCTGGCCGGATTCGGCGGGGTCGACCTGCGCGGCCCGGACGACCCGATGTTCGGGTCGTCGTACTCGCTGCCACGCTCGTCCGCGCAGCCGACGACGGTCACCCTCGAGCCGGGCGGCACCGGGATCACCACGATCACCACGCTCTCCGGCGGCGACTGGACCCCCACCGAGGTGGTCGTCACCGCGCCCGACGAGACGGTCTCGAAGACCGTGCCGTGGCGCGGGGGCCCGGTGCAGCGACAGGACGGCGCGACGCGGCCGGGCAGCTACATCGGACCGGTGGAGCAGGGCTCGGTCTGA
- a CDS encoding cytochrome b, whose amino-acid sequence MSSKTTSTRAAGADRAAHTLDELDQRYHPAGGMRKQFNKVFPTHWSFMLGEINMYSFVVLLLTGTYLALFYDPSMAEVVYDGPYDNLRGISMSRAYASTLDISLQVRGGLFVRQVHHWATLMFLASMFAHMFRTYFTGAFRKPRESNWVLGVVLVLIGTFEGFIGYSMPDDLLSGTGLRIASGITLSVPVVGTWAHWALFGAEFPGTEIIPRLYIVHVLIFPGLLFALIAAHVGLVWYQKHTQFPGTGRTETNVVGVRILPQFAAKGGAFFLVTAGVIAIMGGVLQINPIWTMGPYDAARVSAGSQPDFYMMWSDGMARIFPPWEFYLFGEYTIPSVFLPTAAFLPVLFVIAGAYPYLERWFTGDDALHNLLQRPRDVPVRTSLGMMGIAFYMVLVASSFNDWIAYFGKLSLNATTWAGRIGLLVVPPVVYFLTYRACLSLQKSDRSVLRHGIETGIIKRLPNGEFIEVHQPLAGTDAHGHPVELEYQGAPVPNRMNQLGASGAPVPGSLMRPDPVEETRALNRARLTAAEQETRRATHGDAPDEISPATIDEPVLSGRPVDGRPAPPTE is encoded by the coding sequence ATGAGTTCGAAGACGACGTCGACCCGGGCCGCCGGCGCCGACCGCGCCGCGCACACGCTCGACGAGCTCGACCAGCGCTACCACCCCGCCGGGGGCATGCGGAAGCAGTTCAACAAGGTCTTCCCGACGCACTGGTCGTTCATGCTCGGCGAGATCAACATGTACAGCTTCGTCGTGCTGTTGCTCACCGGCACCTACCTGGCGTTGTTCTACGACCCGTCGATGGCCGAGGTCGTCTACGACGGGCCCTACGACAACCTGCGTGGGATCTCCATGTCACGGGCCTACGCGAGCACCCTCGACATCTCGCTGCAGGTCCGCGGCGGGCTGTTCGTCCGACAGGTGCACCACTGGGCCACCCTGATGTTCCTGGCCTCGATGTTCGCGCACATGTTCCGCACCTACTTCACCGGCGCGTTCCGCAAGCCACGCGAGTCGAACTGGGTGCTCGGCGTCGTCCTCGTCCTGATCGGCACGTTCGAAGGGTTCATCGGCTACTCGATGCCCGACGACCTGCTCTCCGGCACCGGCCTGCGGATCGCGTCGGGCATCACGCTGTCGGTCCCGGTCGTCGGCACCTGGGCGCACTGGGCCCTGTTCGGCGCCGAGTTCCCCGGCACCGAGATCATCCCCCGGCTCTACATCGTGCACGTGCTGATCTTCCCCGGGCTGCTGTTCGCACTGATCGCCGCGCACGTCGGCCTGGTCTGGTACCAGAAGCACACCCAGTTCCCGGGCACCGGACGCACCGAGACCAACGTCGTCGGGGTCCGGATCCTGCCGCAGTTCGCGGCCAAGGGCGGCGCGTTCTTCCTCGTCACCGCAGGCGTCATCGCGATCATGGGCGGGGTGCTGCAGATCAACCCGATCTGGACCATGGGCCCCTACGACGCGGCCCGTGTCTCGGCGGGCTCGCAGCCCGACTTCTACATGATGTGGTCCGACGGCATGGCCCGGATCTTCCCGCCGTGGGAGTTCTACCTCTTCGGCGAGTACACGATCCCCTCGGTCTTCCTGCCCACGGCGGCGTTCCTGCCGGTCCTGTTCGTCATCGCCGGCGCCTACCCGTACCTGGAACGGTGGTTCACCGGGGACGACGCCTTGCACAACCTCCTGCAACGGCCCCGTGACGTCCCGGTGCGCACCTCGCTCGGGATGATGGGCATCGCGTTCTACATGGTGCTGGTCGCGTCGAGCTTCAACGACTGGATCGCCTACTTCGGCAAGCTCTCGCTCAACGCCACCACCTGGGCCGGACGGATCGGGCTTCTCGTCGTCCCGCCGGTGGTCTACTTCCTCACCTACCGGGCGTGCCTGAGCCTGCAGAAGTCCGACCGCTCCGTCCTGCGCCACGGCATCGAGACCGGCATCATCAAGCGGCTGCCCAACGGCGAGTTCATCGAGGTCCACCAGCCCCTCGCCGGTACCGACGCCCACGGCCACCCGGTCGAGCTCGAGTACCAGGGCGCCCCGGTCCCGAATCGGATGAACCAGCTCGGAGCGAGCGGCGCACCGGTGCCGGGATCGCTGATGCGCCCGGACCCGGTGGAGGAGACGCGCGCGCTGAACCGGGCCCGCCTCACCGCCGCCGAGCAGGAGACCCGACGCGCCACCCACGGCGACGCCCCCGACGAGATCAGCCCCGCCACGATCGACGAACCGGTCCTCTCCGGCCGGCCCGTCGACGGACGACCAGCCCCGCCCACGGAGTAG
- a CDS encoding DMT family transporter, with the protein MAWAVLIASGVLEAVWATALGASQGFTRRRPTVVFVVAIVVSMVGLAYAMTELPTGTAYAVWVGIGAVLTVVLAVARRQERLVPARAALLVVLIGCVVGLKAVS; encoded by the coding sequence ATGGCCTGGGCGGTACTGATCGCGTCGGGGGTGCTGGAGGCGGTGTGGGCCACCGCGCTCGGCGCCTCGCAGGGGTTCACGAGGAGACGGCCGACGGTCGTGTTCGTCGTCGCGATCGTGGTCAGCATGGTCGGGCTGGCGTACGCGATGACCGAGCTGCCCACCGGCACCGCCTATGCGGTGTGGGTCGGCATCGGCGCCGTGTTGACCGTGGTCCTCGCGGTCGCCCGGCGGCAGGAGCGGCTCGTCCCCGCCCGCGCGGCGCTGCTGGTCGTCCTCATCGGGTGCGTCGTCGGACTCAAGGCGGTGAGCTGA
- a CDS encoding SDR family NAD(P)-dependent oxidoreductase, translated as MTTNHSHDPAPTVLIVGASRGLGHAIAAELLTRGWDVVGTVRDPDVRTPLHDLADAHPGRVGIETLDINDPAELDALHARLRGRSLEMLFVNAGTTNNQGTPIGSVPAEDFTTVMLTNALSPIRVVETLSDVVSPTGLIGAMSSGQGSIGNNTSAGREVYRGSKAALNMFMRCVAVRQSDTERAFLLLAPGWIRTDLGGSDAPYTLEETVPLLVDVMLAKRDRPGLEYLDRFGKTVPW; from the coding sequence GTGACCACGAACCACAGCCATGACCCGGCCCCCACCGTCCTGATCGTCGGGGCGTCGCGGGGCCTCGGCCACGCGATCGCCGCCGAGCTCCTGACCCGGGGATGGGACGTCGTCGGCACGGTGCGGGACCCGGACGTCCGCACCCCTCTGCACGACCTGGCCGACGCCCATCCCGGCAGGGTCGGCATCGAGACCCTCGACATCAACGACCCGGCCGAGCTCGACGCGCTGCACGCCCGCCTGCGCGGCCGGTCGCTGGAGATGCTCTTCGTCAACGCCGGCACCACGAACAACCAGGGGACGCCGATCGGGAGCGTCCCGGCCGAGGACTTCACCACCGTCATGCTCACGAACGCACTGAGCCCGATCCGCGTGGTGGAGACCCTGTCCGACGTCGTGTCCCCGACCGGACTGATCGGGGCGATGAGCTCCGGCCAGGGCAGCATCGGCAACAACACCTCGGCCGGGCGCGAGGTCTACCGCGGCAGCAAGGCGGCGCTCAACATGTTCATGCGCTGCGTCGCCGTGCGGCAGTCCGACACCGAGCGGGCGTTCCTGCTCCTGGCCCCCGGCTGGATCCGCACCGACCTCGGCGGGTCCGACGCGCCGTACACGCTCGAGGAGACCGTCCCCCTCCTCGTCGACGTCATGCTCGCCAAGCGGGACCGGCCGGGCCTGGAGTACCTCGACCGGTTCGGGAAGACGGTGCCGTGGTGA
- a CDS encoding TetR/AcrR family transcriptional regulator, producing the protein MPRTMDAAERDRVVVEAAWTVLTRDGLAALSVRNVAAEAGLPPSSLRYTFPSQASLRERAVEAVLDRLRARVAAIPDAVDGRGWARGAVLELLPLDDERRTEMELTLAFGAAAMTDPVLVPANEAMHAAVREICARACAAIGRGSEVDVDQLHALVDGLALHVVRRARGDRTAWAVEAVDAYLAMASTPAPG; encoded by the coding sequence GTGCCGAGAACGATGGACGCCGCGGAGCGCGACCGCGTGGTGGTCGAGGCGGCGTGGACGGTTCTGACACGTGACGGGCTGGCCGCGCTGTCGGTGCGCAACGTCGCGGCAGAGGCGGGACTCCCGCCCAGCTCGCTGCGCTATACCTTCCCCAGCCAGGCCAGCCTGCGGGAACGCGCCGTCGAGGCCGTCCTCGACCGCCTCCGGGCGCGCGTCGCCGCGATCCCCGACGCCGTCGACGGGCGGGGGTGGGCCCGCGGGGCCGTGCTCGAACTCCTCCCGCTCGACGACGAACGACGGACCGAGATGGAGCTCACGCTGGCCTTCGGCGCCGCGGCGATGACCGACCCGGTCCTCGTCCCGGCCAACGAGGCCATGCACGCCGCGGTGCGCGAGATCTGCGCCCGCGCCTGCGCCGCGATCGGCCGGGGCTCGGAGGTCGACGTCGACCAGCTGCACGCGCTGGTCGACGGGCTCGCACTGCACGTCGTCCGCCGGGCCCGGGGTGACCGGACCGCGTGGGCGGTGGAGGCCGTCGACGCCTATCTGGCCATGGCGTCGACGCCCGCCCCCGGTTGA
- a CDS encoding DedA family protein: protein MTGANEETADGGATPPETTKQEKPSRFRWRSKDYSPEEMAEAKKAWRDAMPWDHPMSRGDKVLVFSTLGVIVLMLASMPFRPFLLASHPIALSAVTGSLSAIGAGAAFARIGQGELWLVVAAGVFGMIKFDWLFWLAGRRWGAKVVEMFAPGDVAKRVVSRIRSWPAWAMPLVVIAAALPGIPAPAVFAVAGLGGMGLVRFLIFDAIGAALITGLVAGLGYGVGQYAVDVVLMIDEYALWITLTLVVLVSFRAGYRGYKEDKEKKARAAGEAA from the coding sequence ATGACGGGGGCGAACGAGGAGACGGCGGACGGCGGAGCGACGCCGCCGGAGACCACGAAGCAGGAGAAGCCCTCGCGGTTCCGATGGCGGAGCAAGGACTACTCGCCGGAGGAGATGGCGGAGGCGAAGAAGGCGTGGCGTGACGCCATGCCGTGGGACCACCCGATGTCGCGGGGCGACAAGGTCCTGGTCTTCTCCACGCTCGGCGTCATCGTGCTGATGCTGGCGTCGATGCCGTTCCGGCCGTTCCTGCTGGCGTCGCACCCGATCGCGCTGAGCGCCGTGACCGGCAGCCTGTCCGCGATCGGCGCGGGGGCCGCGTTCGCGCGGATCGGGCAGGGCGAGCTGTGGCTGGTGGTCGCCGCGGGCGTGTTCGGGATGATCAAGTTCGACTGGCTGTTCTGGCTGGCCGGACGGCGGTGGGGCGCGAAGGTCGTCGAGATGTTCGCGCCGGGTGACGTCGCGAAACGGGTGGTGTCACGGATCCGGTCGTGGCCGGCCTGGGCCATGCCGCTGGTGGTCATCGCGGCCGCGCTGCCCGGGATCCCGGCCCCGGCGGTGTTCGCCGTGGCCGGACTCGGGGGCATGGGCCTGGTCCGGTTCCTGATCTTCGACGCGATCGGTGCCGCGCTGATCACGGGTCTGGTCGCGGGCCTGGGTTACGGGGTGGGCCAGTACGCGGTCGACGTCGTGCTGATGATCGACGAGTACGCGTTGTGGATCACCCTGACGCTGGTCGTCCTCGTCTCGTTCCGGGCCGGCTACCGCGGCTACAAGGAGGACAAGGAGAAGAAGGCCCGCGCCGCGGGCGAGGCGGCCTGA
- a CDS encoding fructose-bisphosphatase class II — translation MSTQERFATGLSGGSDEDLALELVRVTEAAALAAGRWVGRGERNSGRAAATIALDEHLTSVPVRGTVVIGAGELDGGTALCTGDEVGFGDGPVCDVAIGVGHGARTPVNDVPNSLTAVVVAEPGVLYAPPPAVVVEKLAVGSDCADVVDVTRPVAENVRAVAAAKGMRASDVVVAVLDRPRHRVLVDEIRAAGARVHVLQGGDVAGAIAAARPESSVDMLLGTGGAEAGTIAAAALSCLGGSLQVRLRCGRLDEVLHTGDLVRDGRVLFCATGVTTSELLRGVRNRSGRLTTESMVLCSSPDTVRMVRSEHRF, via the coding sequence ATGAGTACTCAGGAACGGTTCGCCACCGGGTTGTCCGGAGGGTCCGACGAGGATCTGGCGCTGGAGCTCGTGCGGGTGACCGAGGCCGCGGCGCTCGCGGCCGGCCGGTGGGTCGGGCGCGGTGAGCGCAACAGCGGCCGGGCCGCCGCCACCATCGCGTTGGACGAGCACCTCACGTCCGTGCCCGTGCGCGGCACCGTGGTGATCGGTGCGGGCGAGCTCGACGGCGGGACCGCCCTCTGCACGGGTGACGAGGTCGGGTTCGGCGACGGGCCGGTGTGCGACGTCGCGATCGGTGTGGGCCACGGCGCCCGGACCCCGGTCAACGACGTGCCGAACTCCCTGACCGCGGTCGTCGTGGCCGAGCCCGGGGTGCTGTACGCGCCGCCGCCGGCCGTCGTGGTGGAGAAACTGGCCGTCGGCTCCGACTGTGCCGACGTCGTGGACGTCACCCGGCCCGTCGCCGAGAACGTGCGCGCGGTCGCCGCGGCCAAGGGGATGCGGGCGTCGGACGTGGTGGTCGCCGTCCTCGACCGGCCGCGCCACCGGGTGCTCGTGGACGAGATCCGCGCCGCCGGTGCGCGGGTCCACGTGCTGCAGGGGGGTGACGTCGCGGGGGCGATCGCCGCGGCACGTCCGGAGAGCTCGGTCGACATGCTGCTGGGAACCGGGGGAGCGGAGGCGGGGACGATCGCCGCGGCCGCCCTGTCCTGCCTGGGCGGGTCCCTGCAGGTCCGGTTGCGGTGCGGACGCCTCGACGAGGTCCTCCACACCGGCGACCTGGTGCGCGACGGCCGCGTCCTGTTCTGCGCGACCGGGGTGACCACCAGCGAGCTGCTGCGCGGTGTCCGGAACCGCTCGGGTCGCCTCACCACGGAGTCCATGGTGCTGTGCTCGTCGCCGGACACGGTGCGGATGGTCAGGTCCGAACACCGGTTCTGA
- a CDS encoding class I fructose-bisphosphate aldolase: protein MSALNKIAQTLVSNRRGILAADESIGTMSARLEGVGVEPSAESRRVYRELIVTTPKLAESISGVILADETFYQKLDNGRTFPEYLQDIGILAGIKVDTGAKPLAGSPDEKITEGLDGLRERVADYVRLGATFAKWRAVITIGDDMPSERAVHANAHALARYAGLCQEGGLVPIVEPEVLMDGSHSLATCREVTTSVLKTVFAELELMKVELDGIVLKPNMVVAGTGSGEQPSVEDVATATVESLREAVPSSVPGISFLSGGQDPEVATHHLGAMQKLDPLPWELTYSFGRALVGPALEAWRGDENNRAAGQEALSVRAVANAAAR, encoded by the coding sequence ATGTCAGCTCTGAACAAGATCGCACAGACTCTCGTGTCCAACCGGCGTGGCATTCTCGCCGCCGACGAGAGCATCGGGACGATGTCGGCCAGGCTGGAGGGCGTCGGCGTCGAGCCGAGCGCGGAGAGCCGCCGGGTGTACCGGGAGCTGATCGTCACCACCCCGAAGCTCGCCGAGTCGATCAGCGGGGTCATCCTCGCCGACGAGACCTTCTACCAGAAGCTGGACAACGGGCGTACGTTCCCGGAGTACCTGCAGGACATCGGGATCCTGGCCGGGATCAAGGTCGACACCGGGGCGAAGCCGCTGGCCGGATCCCCGGACGAGAAGATCACCGAGGGCCTGGACGGGCTGCGGGAGCGGGTCGCGGACTACGTGCGGCTCGGCGCGACGTTCGCCAAGTGGCGTGCGGTGATCACGATCGGCGACGACATGCCGTCGGAGCGTGCGGTGCACGCGAACGCGCACGCGCTCGCGCGCTACGCCGGCCTCTGCCAGGAGGGTGGCCTGGTGCCGATCGTGGAGCCCGAGGTGCTCATGGACGGCTCCCACTCGCTGGCGACCTGCCGGGAGGTGACGACCTCCGTGCTCAAGACGGTGTTCGCCGAGCTCGAGCTCATGAAGGTGGAGCTGGACGGCATCGTCCTCAAGCCCAACATGGTGGTCGCCGGGACCGGCAGCGGGGAGCAGCCCTCGGTGGAGGACGTCGCCACCGCCACGGTGGAGTCGCTGCGGGAGGCCGTGCCCTCCTCCGTCCCGGGGATCTCCTTCCTCTCCGGTGGACAGGACCCGGAGGTGGCCACGCACCACCTCGGGGCGATGCAGAAGCTCGACCCGCTGCCCTGGGAGCTCACGTACTCGTTCGGCCGGGCCCTGGTCGGGCCGGCGCTCGAGGCGTGGCGGGGTGACGAGAACAACCGGGCCGCCGGGCAGGAGGCGCTGTCCGTGCGAGCCGTCGCCAACGCCGCCGCGCGCTGA
- a CDS encoding LysR substrate-binding domain-containing protein — protein sequence MVLPSKMPQLADLDLLLSVESYGSVGKAAQAHSLSQPAASTRISAMERRLGLRLLERSPTGSKLTEDGEMLAKYARNVMQAARELLEFGSSARSSEVRRLRVAGSPGISEHLIPEWLNRSGFSFGEARVEVQTGGVDELRQSILAGHVDLAFIDGWCQSGNQGGQQHRDGLVARYICDDELAVVVGSGHPWAMRSTPLTVSELAAAPLALRERGSGLREFTDELLGAADTGRGYLELPSTSAIKQAVTTSRRATVLNVSTVRAELAEGRLHLVAVDQEMPARSIHATWSESRGLPRYAAELVEIAASKGSSVPVIGPGQKSRQAVSRKRVGSRPRTSMAIDAHEAIA from the coding sequence ATGGTGCTTCCGTCCAAAATGCCTCAGCTCGCCGACCTCGATCTGCTGCTGTCGGTCGAAAGTTACGGCAGTGTGGGAAAGGCCGCGCAGGCGCACAGCCTTTCCCAGCCGGCTGCCAGCACTCGGATCAGCGCGATGGAACGGCGGCTCGGCCTCCGGTTGTTGGAGCGCTCGCCCACCGGTTCGAAGCTCACCGAGGACGGCGAGATGTTGGCCAAGTACGCCCGCAACGTGATGCAGGCGGCGCGTGAGCTGCTGGAGTTCGGCTCCAGCGCGCGGTCCTCCGAGGTGCGACGGCTCCGGGTCGCCGGCAGCCCGGGGATCTCCGAGCATCTCATCCCCGAGTGGCTCAACCGTTCGGGTTTCTCGTTCGGCGAAGCACGGGTCGAGGTGCAGACCGGCGGCGTCGACGAGCTGCGCCAGTCGATCCTGGCGGGCCACGTGGACCTCGCGTTCATCGACGGTTGGTGCCAGTCGGGAAATCAAGGGGGGCAACAGCATCGCGATGGACTGGTGGCCCGGTACATCTGTGACGACGAGCTGGCCGTCGTGGTCGGCTCGGGTCACCCGTGGGCGATGCGGAGCACCCCTCTGACGGTGTCGGAGCTGGCGGCCGCGCCCCTGGCTCTGCGCGAGCGCGGCTCCGGGCTCCGCGAGTTCACCGACGAGTTGCTGGGGGCCGCGGACACCGGTCGGGGCTACCTCGAGCTGCCGTCCACCAGCGCGATCAAGCAGGCGGTGACGACCAGCCGGCGGGCGACGGTGCTGAACGTCTCCACCGTGCGGGCCGAGCTCGCGGAAGGGCGGCTGCATCTGGTGGCCGTCGACCAGGAGATGCCCGCCAGGTCCATCCATGCGACCTGGAGCGAGTCCCGGGGCCTTCCGAGATATGCGGCGGAGCTGGTGGAGATCGCCGCCTCGAAGGGTTCCTCGGTACCCGTCATCGGGCCGGGCCAGAAATCCAGACAGGCCGTTTCGCGCAAGCGCGTGGGATCACGGCCACGCACATCCATGGCGATCGACGCCCACGAGGCGATCGCATGA
- a CDS encoding DMT family transporter, translated as MSWIALFVSAVLEAVWATALGQSDGLTQLVPSLIFLVGLVLSMLGLGYAARHIPISTAYAVWTGTGAALTVTWAMATGEETVTVLRVLFLAGIVASVVGLKLVKAPSRPKDAETARAGS; from the coding sequence GTGTCGTGGATCGCGTTGTTCGTCAGTGCCGTGCTCGAGGCGGTGTGGGCCACCGCGCTGGGTCAGAGCGACGGGCTCACGCAGCTGGTGCCCTCGCTGATCTTCCTGGTCGGGCTCGTCCTGAGCATGCTCGGGCTCGGCTACGCCGCCCGGCACATCCCGATCAGCACCGCCTACGCGGTCTGGACCGGCACCGGCGCGGCGCTCACCGTGACGTGGGCGATGGCCACCGGCGAGGAGACCGTCACGGTGCTGCGCGTGCTGTTCCTGGCCGGCATCGTCGCGAGCGTGGTCGGCCTCAAGCTCGTCAAGGCGCCCTCGCGACCGAAGGACGCCGAGACGGCGCGGGCGGGGAGCTAG
- a CDS encoding mycofactocin-coupled SDR family oxidoreductase, producing the protein MGRLDGKVALITGAARGQGRAHALTLAREGADIIGVDVLQDIDTVPYGLATRDELEQTARDVEDLDRRALFVQADVRDQGSLDDAVSRGLSEFGRIDILSANAGIYSQANFWELTEQMWQDMIDVNLSGVWRTCKAVAPHMIERRSGAIVLTASVNGFSPGYQLSHYVAAKHGVLGLMRNYAVELAPYDIRVNAVCPGVIDTRMVNNPPLYERMAGRADSTREEALEAVRHFHLLHGRSMMPPETVSNAILWLVSDEAVNITGVALPVDAGHNVLDGYNPIPTR; encoded by the coding sequence ATGGGACGGCTGGACGGCAAGGTCGCACTGATCACGGGGGCCGCGCGCGGCCAGGGGCGGGCGCACGCGCTCACCCTCGCCCGGGAGGGCGCGGACATCATCGGCGTGGACGTCCTGCAGGACATCGACACCGTGCCCTACGGCCTCGCCACCCGCGACGAGCTCGAGCAGACGGCCCGCGACGTCGAGGACCTGGACCGGCGCGCACTCTTCGTGCAGGCCGACGTCCGTGACCAGGGCTCGCTCGACGACGCCGTGTCCCGCGGCCTGTCCGAGTTCGGGCGGATCGACATCCTCAGCGCCAACGCCGGCATCTACTCCCAGGCGAACTTCTGGGAGCTGACCGAGCAGATGTGGCAGGACATGATCGACGTCAACCTCTCCGGGGTGTGGCGCACCTGCAAGGCGGTGGCCCCGCACATGATCGAACGGCGCAGCGGCGCGATCGTGCTGACCGCGTCGGTGAACGGGTTCAGTCCCGGCTACCAGCTCTCGCACTACGTGGCGGCCAAGCACGGCGTGCTCGGGCTGATGCGCAACTACGCCGTCGAGCTGGCGCCCTACGACATCCGGGTCAACGCCGTCTGCCCCGGCGTGATCGACACGAGGATGGTCAACAACCCGCCGCTCTACGAGCGGATGGCGGGCAGGGCGGACAGCACCCGCGAGGAGGCGCTCGAGGCCGTCCGGCACTTCCATCTGCTGCACGGCCGGTCGATGATGCCGCCGGAGACGGTCAGCAACGCCATCCTCTGGCTGGTCAGCGACGAGGCCGTCAACATCACCGGCGTCGCGTTGCCGGTCGACGCCGGGCACAACGTGCTGGACGGCTACAACCCGATCCCGACGCGGTAG